A genomic stretch from Bacteroidales bacterium includes:
- a CDS encoding GIY-YIG nuclease family protein has protein sequence ERLEEHNAGATTSTRRGRPWKLVYIEPYESKTDAIKREIEIKKMKSTIRVQH, from the coding sequence AGGAGAGGCTGGAAGAGCACAACGCGGGAGCAACCACTTCGACCAGGCGGGGGAGGCCATGGAAACTGGTATACATTGAGCCGTATGAAAGCAAGACGGATGCGATAAAGCGGGAAATAGAGATAAAAAAGATGAAGAGCACAATTCGGGTGCAACATTAA